ACAGAGCCACGACTGTGTGCCCAGGTCGTGGACTGATCGAGCGATCGACAACCAAGAGATCGCCGTCGTGGATACCGAAATCGGCCATCGACCCGCCGCAGTCGGCCTGCACAAGGAACGTAGCTGGTGGGTTAGGCACCAGCTTGGCATTGAGATCCAAGCGGTCCTCTTCCCGGAAGAAGTCTTCGGCAGGGCTAGGAAAGCCGCAGGCTGCAGTCGAGGCTAGAACAGGTAGGTGTAGGGATGGCAAGCCGTCCCGGACAGGTAGAGCTATCGCAGGCAGAGTCATCATTGGTATGGCGCTCCATAGTCGTGAGTTGGAGCTAGATGTAGGCTTGTTAGTTATATTACTAACAAGTCATTTGAGGCAAGCAATTGAGGAGCAAAGTGGCCTCGACCTGGCTGGTAGGGCGGCTCCCAACTCCGCACTGATGCTCCTTTTTCAGCCGGGCGGCGAGAGGAACCCATGGGCTCTAATCATTACGTATCATCGACTTACCCTGAGTTGTGTATGAAACTGTCCGTGTATGTACATGGGCATCCATTGCTTTTGGGGGTACAAAAAGGGGTGTTTCTGCCTCGTTTATGTGAAGAGTTCATTGACATTCAATGACTTACCCCGGTAATCTGATTCGATCTGATCCGCCGTAGTGGGGAGTGTGTGATCAACCTGCCGACGGTCGCGTTGGCGGATACGGTGGTGCGCATCGGCAACTGCAGTGGCGTGTCGGTGGACAAGTACGCGCTGTTCGATCTTGCGCCGGTGCGGGCATCCCGGGTGCGTGCGCCGCTGCTGGGGCGGTGTCATGCCAACCTCGAATGCCGTCTGCACGAAGATGCGCTGGTGGAGCGCTACAACTTCTTCGTCTTCGAGGTGGTGAAGGCGCATGTGGCAGTGTCGCCCAGGCATCCGCGTACGCTGCATTACACCGGCGATGGAGTGTTCATGACGGCAGGCAGGATGATCAGCCGCCGTTCGTTGTTCCGGCCGGACATGCTGGGGTGAGTATGGTGCGGGCCGTTCGGGCGGCTCGCCTGGGCGTTGGGCTCTGTCCGCGCGCGCCGACACCGGGCAGGGATTTGACCCGCCCGCCTCGGCGGCGCAAAGTGTACCCATGCCTCGCTGACTAGGAGTTGCAGCCATGACCGCTGTCAGTTCCCTCCACGCCCAAGGTGACAAGCTGCCGCCCTCCCGACTTTGGCGCGTGTTCTGGCTGCAGGGGGTGATCCCCAGCAACCTGTTATGGGCCGCCGCCCTCTGGGCGTTGGCGCAGGGGCGCACCCCGTTGTTGCTGGCGTTGTTCGCGGCGCTGCTGCTGTATACGGGCTGGATCATCCCGGCGGTATGGCGGGCGGCGCCGAGCGCGCAAAATCCCAATTACGGTGTTGCCGCGCGCGGCCTGACCGTGGCCTGGGGCTTGAATACGGTGCTGGTGGTGTTCTTCCTGATGCTGCAGCTGCTGGCTCAGTAGAACTGCACCGGTGTGCCATCGCGATCGAAGGCGGCAAAACGGCTGATCTGGCCGTCGTTGACCGCGTTGACCATCAGGCGCAGTGGTTGCGTTGCTTCATCGCTGGACGGGGCAATGCCGCCACGGCCATCCAGTGAGGCAACAAACACCAGGTCCCAGACCAGCCCGGTCTGGGCGGATTCGGCGGCCAGGGTCTGGAAGGACGCGATTTCCTGCGGGGCCTTGTCCACACACAGCACCGGGCTCAACGTGCCACCTTCGCCGTTGCTGTGGCGGGCATGCTGATCGGCGGTGGGTGATTCGGGCAGGTCGGCTTTGACGAACACAAACAACAGGCGTTGGGGCTCGGTTTGCTGTCCTGCTGCCTGCAGCAGGCCATTGAAATCGTTCAGCATCATGATCGGGGTCACAGGACAGGGCGTTGGTAAAGGGTATGCTGCCATAGCTTCGCAAGGCATGGCGGTGCCCTTGATTGATTTAAGTCATGCCATCGCTTCAAAGCCCCACGTAGGCTGACGGTCAGTCACTACAGGCGAGGGAACCCCGGCATGCCGGGCGAGCGTGGATACGTGCAGTCAGGAGGTGAAACAGCCATGAGCCAACTCACCGATGGCTTCGGGCGCAGCTTTCCATACCTGCGTCTGTCGCTGACCGAAGCCTGCAACTTCCGTTGCAGCTATTGCCTGCCCGACGGCTACCAGGCCGACGGCCGGCCGCGCTTTCTTGCGGTGGATGAAATCGCAAGGCTGGTACGGGCGTTTGCCACGCTGGGCATGCACAAGATCCGCCTGACCGGTGGCGAGCCGAGCCTGCGCAAGGACCTGGACCAGATCATCGCCACCGTGGCGCAGGTGCCGGGCGTGCGCAAGGTTGCCATCACCACCAACGGCTGCCTGCTGCCCAGGCGCCTGCCAGGCTGGCATCGTGCGGGCCTGACTGCGCTCAACGTGAGTATGGACAGCCTGCGTCGCGAGCGTTTCCATGCCATCACCGGACATGACCGCCTGCCCGAGGTGATGGAAGGCATCGCCCTGGCCCAGGCGTTGGGCCTGCAATCGGTCAAGCTCAATGCCGTGCTGCTGCGCGGCCTCAATGACGACGAACTGCCGCAATGGATGGCCTTCCTGCGCGACCGGCCAGTGAGCGTGCGTTTCATCGAACTGATGCGCACCGGTGACAACCGCGATTACTTTGAACGTCACCATCTGTGCGCCGATGTGATCGTCGGGCAGTTGCTGGCTGCTGGCTGGAGCGAGCGCAGACGCGCTGCCGATGCGGGCCCCGCACGTGAGTTCAGTCATCCCGACCATCGCGGCAGCATCGGCATCATCGCTCCTTACTCAAAGGATTTCTGCAAAGGTTGCAACCGCCTGCGGGTTACCGCGCGCGGCGATCTGCGGTTGTGCCTGTTCGGTGACTTCGGCATCGCACTGCGGCCGCTGCTGCAGTCAGATGAGGACCAGGGCGCGCTGCTGGCGCGCATCACCACCCAGCTTGGGCTGAAGGCAGCCGGGCATGGACTGCATTTCGGCCAGACCGGGTTGACCCCGCATCTGGCCTCGATTGGAGGATGAGACAAGCAATGAGTGGGCAGATGAGTGCGGCATTCCATATGGCCGATGTACGTGACAAGCGCATTACCCGTCGCCGCGCGGTGGCGGTGGGTGAGCTTGTCGCCGGGCCTGTTGCCTATCCCCTGATCGTCGAGCGACGTCTGCCCAAGGGGGACGCACTGGTGATGGCCGAGATTGCTGGCCTGCAGGGGGCCAAAATGGCCTCGGCGTTGATGCCGCTGTGCCATCCGCTGCCACTGGAACTGGTGAGGGTTTACTGCGCGCCGGCGCCGGAGCGGCTTGCCATCCGGGTGTGGTGCGAATGCGCCAGTGAAGCGCGTACCGGGGTGGAGATGGAAGCGCTGGCAGGGGTCAACGCGGCCCTGCTGACCTTGTATGACCTCAGCAAGCCGGTCGAGCCCGCATTGGAGATCGGCGGTGTCCGGCTGCTGTTCAAGGAAGGCGGCAAGAGCGGCGTGTGGTTGCACCCACAGGGTATGGATGCGGAGGAGCGTGAGCGCTTCCGCCCGCGTCCGCCAAGACAGCTGCAAGGTGCGAGCTGTGTGGTGATCACGCTCAGCGATCGTGCCAGCCGGGGCGACTATGTGGATGAATCCGGGCCAGTGCTGGCCGAGGGGCTGCGTGCACTGGGCGGCGAAGTGGTCAGCACGGAAGTACTGGCCGATGGCATCGAGCCGCTGGCCGGGCGTCTGCACGCGTTCGCCGCCAGCGGCATCCGCATCTGCCTGTGCACTGGCGGCACGGGCCTGGGACCGCGCGATCTCACTCCAGAGGCGTTGCAGTCGCTGGGTGGGCGCAGCGTGCCCGGGCTGGCGCAGATGCTCCGTGGCCTTAGCGCGCAGCACACGCCGTTGGCATGGCTGAGCCGTGCCGAGGTGGTGCAACTGGGGGGCATGCTGGTCATCGCCCTGCCGGGTAGCCCGCGTGCCGCGGCACAGTGCATGAGCATTCTCACGCCGGTGCTGGGCCATGCATTGGCGATGATCGACGGGGCCAGCCACGCATGATCACTTACGCGCAGGCCCTGCAGATCCTGTTGGCCGAGGCGCCGACGCCAAAGACCGAGCAGGTGGTGATTGCCGAGGCAGCAGACCGGGTGCTGGCTGCGCCAGTGGTAAGTGCCCAGCACCTGCCACCGTTCGACAATGCTGCGATGGACGGCTTCGCCCTGTGCGCGGACGGCCAGCCCTTGCCTGCCGGTGCCATATTGCAGGTTGCCGGCTGGCAGGCCGCAGGCGATGCCGCAGCACAGGGGGAGGCAGCACAGGCCTGGGAAATCATGACGGGTGCGCGCATGCCGGCCGGCCTGGACAGCGTGGTGCCGGTCGAGCAGGTGGAGGTGCTGGATGCCGTGGAGGGGCGTCCTGCGCGCGTGCGTCTGCAGGCGATGGTTACGCCCGGGCAACACGTGCGGCTGCGCGGCCAGGACGTGGAGTTGGGCGAAACCGTGCTTGCCGCTGGCACGTCGCTGGATGTGAACGCCATGACCTTGCTGCATGCCCTCGGGACAGCCCGGGTGCAGGTGCAGCAGCGGCCGCAGGTGGCGGTCATCAGCACCGGCAAGGAGCTGATCAGTGATGCGGCCCAGCCGTTGCAGTCCGGGCAGATACGCGACAGCAACCGCCCCTTCCTGGTCAGCCGCCTGCACGCCGCGGGTGCTGATGTGGTCTGGAACGGTGTCGTTGGCGATGACGTGGCTGCTTTTGATGCTGCGCTGGACGCGGCCTTGGCCGCCGGCGCGCGCGTGGTGCTGAGTACGGGGGCGGTGTCGCAGGGCCGCTATGACTTCATCCCTGATGCCCTGCGTGCCCGTGGTGCCACCGTGCTGTTCCACAAGGTCGCCATCCGCCCGGGCAAGCCGCTGCTGTTCGCCCGCCTGGCCGATGGTTGCCTGTACTTCGGCCTGCCGGGCAATCCGATATCCGCGGCAGTGGGGTTGCGCTTCTTCGTGGAGCCGGTGTTGCGCCGCATGCTGGGTTTGGAAGAAGAGGCGCAGTTGCAGTTGCCGTTGCAGGGCGATGTGCGCAAGCCACCGGGGCTGCGCATGCACGCACGGGCACGGGTGGAACTGGATGCGGGGGGGCGGCTGAGCGTGCGGGTGTTGTCCGGGCAGGAATCGTTCCGGCTCAAGACCATGCTGCAGGCCAACGCCTGGGCGATTCTGGAAGGTGAGGATGCGTTGGCCCCGGCCGGCACATTGGCTCGCGTGCAGGGTTGGGGGCATCGCGAGCCGCTGCAACTGGCCCGGCAGGAGGAAGCATGAGAGAGGTCGTTGTGCAGTTGTTTGGTGTGTTTTCCGAGCTGGATCATCGTCGCGAGCTAAGCGTGCGGGTGAACGGTGAACACATCGTGGACCTGCGCCGGGCATTGCGCGAGTTGCTGCTGGAACGGTTCCCCCGGTTCCGTGCCGGGCTGGTGGACTATTCGGTGTTTGCCGATGAAAAGCGCGTGCTGCGCGACAGCGAGCCGCTGCCTGCGGACGGTCGTGTGGCCATCCTGCCACCGGTGAGCGGAGGTTGAAATGAGCGCGGAAAATCTATGGAAAGTGGTCGAGCGCAGCGCCGCCGCGATTGATCCGGGCGAGGGCATCGCTTTTGTGTCCGACCCCGGCTTTGGCGGCATCGATGTATTCATCGGCAAGGTGCGCGACCTGAACCAAGGGCGCGCGGTGCAGGGCATCACCTATGACATGTTCGAGCCGCTGGTACTCAACGAGTTCCAGCGCCTGGTGGCCGAGGTGGAGGCCGAGTTCGGCCCGCGCATCAAGCTGTACGTGGCCCACGCCAGGGGCCGCCTGGCGGTGGGTGAGGTGGCGGTGGTTGTTGCCGCCGGCAGTCCCCACCGTGACGAGGCTTTCCGTGCCTGCCGGCAGCTGATCGAGGCGGTCAAACACCGCTCGCCGATCTGGAAGCAGGAGCATTACCAGGATGGCGACAGCGAGTGGAGCGAAGGCTGCAGCCTGTGCCAACCCAGCGCCGAGCACGCCGACGACGGACATGTCCACGATCACGCCCACTGACCTGCCGGCCATGGCCGGCATCGTGCTGGCCGGTGGCCTGTCCAGCCGCATGGGCCAGGACAAGGCCTTGCTGCGTTGGCAGGGCAGGTCCCTGCTGGCGCACATGTGCGCGCTGCTGCAGGCCGCGGGTGCGCAGACGCTACGGGTCAGCGGCAGCTACCCGGTGCTGCCGGGGGTCGAGTCGGTCCCCGACCTGGTGCCGCGCTGCGGTCCGTTGGGGGGGCTCTACAGCGTGGTGAAGACGCTGCCGGATGGCCCTGTCTGGGTGGTGGCGGTGGACATGCCGCTGCTCGACCGGCAACTTCTTTGGCGGTTGCGTGACGCAGGTGACGCTCGCTGCGTGCATTTCCGCGGGCAACCGCTGCCAATGCGGTTGAACATTGACCGCAGCTGTCGCACCCTGTTGCAGTCGATGGTGATGGACGTGAACGGGCCGCGCTCGTTGTACCGCCTGCAGCGACAGCTGGGCAGCATCGAGCTGCGCCTGCCCGACGATGGCGATGCCCGCCTGCTGAACTGCAATACCCCCATCCAATGGGAGGCTCTGCCTCATGAAAGTGCAGATCCAGTCGCAGTCCGTACGACTGCGCATTGACGAAAACGAGCTGGCCGAGTTGTTGGCGGGGCAGTGGGTGACCAGCCGGACCGACCTGGGGGCACTGGGCGGCTTTTCCTGCGCGCTGCAGCTGCATGCAGGCGAACAGGCGCGGCTGGATGGCAGCGTCACGGCGCTGCGGTTCGCGCTGCCTCAGGAGGATGTGCTAGCGTTGCAGCAGCGCCTGCCGTGCCGTGATGGACTCTCTTACGAACTCCCCCTGCAACCGCAACCGCTGCATCTTCAGTTTGATGTCGATGTACGTGACAGCGTGCGCCAGCGTGGCGTGCAGCGCCGTGCAAGCGACGTCAGCGTCGCCGCAGATTGATATTTGTCAGGTAGGCGCCGTTATGGCGCCTTTGGTTGATCAAGATCAATACCGGCCCCAGGGCCGCCGGGCTTAATGACGCCGTGGCGACTGGGCAGGCAACAGCACAGCAGAACCAGCGCCGTATCAAACAGCCTTGGAGCGTTGCATGAGTGTCAGTCGCGATGCCGTAAAAAACAGCAGGCCCGGTCCCGGCGGTGTCATCACCGATTGGCGGCCGGAAGATCCGGTTTACTGGGAGCAGACCGGTAAACGCGTTGCCACCCGCAACCTGGTCATATCCATCCCCGCGCTGCTGCTGGCGTTCTCGGTGTGGGTGCTGTTTTCGGCGGTGACCATCAGCCTGCCGAAAATCGGGTTTGCCTTCAGTACCGATCAGTTGTTCTGGCTGGTAGCCTTGCCCAGTCTTTCCGGCGCGACGCTGCGCATCTTCTACTCCTTCGTGATCCCGATCTTCGGTGGCCGCCGTTGGACGGCCTTGTCCACCGCCTCGCTGTTGCTGCCCACCTTGTGGCTGGGCTTCGCGGTGCAGAACCCCGCCACGCCGTATTGGGTATTCGTGCTGATCGCCATCCTGTGTGGCTTCGGTGGCGCGAACTTCTCGTCCTCCATGTCCAATATCTCCTTCTTCTATCCCAAGCAGCGCCAGGGCATGGCACTGGGCCTGAATGCCGGCCTGGGCAACGTAGGGGTGTCGGTA
This genomic window from Stenotrophomonas maltophilia contains:
- a CDS encoding LexA family protein; this translates as MPSLHLPVLASTAACGFPSPAEDFFREEDRLDLNAKLVPNPPATFLVQADCGGSMADFGIHDGDLLVVDRSISPRPGHTVVALWEGGFVCKKLYMRNNCMVLASGSGYPSIIVPEDVELEIWGVVRSSITQHL
- a CDS encoding flavin reductase family protein; protein product: MINLPTVALADTVVRIGNCSGVSVDKYALFDLAPVRASRVRAPLLGRCHANLECRLHEDALVERYNFFVFEVVKAHVAVSPRHPRTLHYTGDGVFMTAGRMISRRSLFRPDMLG
- the moaA gene encoding GTP 3',8-cyclase MoaA → MSQLTDGFGRSFPYLRLSLTEACNFRCSYCLPDGYQADGRPRFLAVDEIARLVRAFATLGMHKIRLTGGEPSLRKDLDQIIATVAQVPGVRKVAITTNGCLLPRRLPGWHRAGLTALNVSMDSLRRERFHAITGHDRLPEVMEGIALAQALGLQSVKLNAVLLRGLNDDELPQWMAFLRDRPVSVRFIELMRTGDNRDYFERHHLCADVIVGQLLAAGWSERRRAADAGPAREFSHPDHRGSIGIIAPYSKDFCKGCNRLRVTARGDLRLCLFGDFGIALRPLLQSDEDQGALLARITTQLGLKAAGHGLHFGQTGLTPHLASIGG
- the moaCB gene encoding bifunctional molybdenum cofactor biosynthesis protein MoaC/MoaB, with protein sequence MSGQMSAAFHMADVRDKRITRRRAVAVGELVAGPVAYPLIVERRLPKGDALVMAEIAGLQGAKMASALMPLCHPLPLELVRVYCAPAPERLAIRVWCECASEARTGVEMEALAGVNAALLTLYDLSKPVEPALEIGGVRLLFKEGGKSGVWLHPQGMDAEERERFRPRPPRQLQGASCVVITLSDRASRGDYVDESGPVLAEGLRALGGEVVSTEVLADGIEPLAGRLHAFAASGIRICLCTGGTGLGPRDLTPEALQSLGGRSVPGLAQMLRGLSAQHTPLAWLSRAEVVQLGGMLVIALPGSPRAAAQCMSILTPVLGHALAMIDGASHA
- a CDS encoding molybdopterin molybdotransferase MoeA, which translates into the protein MITYAQALQILLAEAPTPKTEQVVIAEAADRVLAAPVVSAQHLPPFDNAAMDGFALCADGQPLPAGAILQVAGWQAAGDAAAQGEAAQAWEIMTGARMPAGLDSVVPVEQVEVLDAVEGRPARVRLQAMVTPGQHVRLRGQDVELGETVLAAGTSLDVNAMTLLHALGTARVQVQQRPQVAVISTGKELISDAAQPLQSGQIRDSNRPFLVSRLHAAGADVVWNGVVGDDVAAFDAALDAALAAGARVVLSTGAVSQGRYDFIPDALRARGATVLFHKVAIRPGKPLLFARLADGCLYFGLPGNPISAAVGLRFFVEPVLRRMLGLEEEAQLQLPLQGDVRKPPGLRMHARARVELDAGGRLSVRVLSGQESFRLKTMLQANAWAILEGEDALAPAGTLARVQGWGHREPLQLARQEEA
- a CDS encoding molybdopterin converting factor subunit 1, which codes for MREVVVQLFGVFSELDHRRELSVRVNGEHIVDLRRALRELLLERFPRFRAGLVDYSVFADEKRVLRDSEPLPADGRVAILPPVSGG
- a CDS encoding molybdenum cofactor biosynthesis protein MoaE, yielding MSAENLWKVVERSAAAIDPGEGIAFVSDPGFGGIDVFIGKVRDLNQGRAVQGITYDMFEPLVLNEFQRLVAEVEAEFGPRIKLYVAHARGRLAVGEVAVVVAAGSPHRDEAFRACRQLIEAVKHRSPIWKQEHYQDGDSEWSEGCSLCQPSAEHADDGHVHDHAH
- a CDS encoding molybdenum cofactor guanylyltransferase, giving the protein MSTITPTDLPAMAGIVLAGGLSSRMGQDKALLRWQGRSLLAHMCALLQAAGAQTLRVSGSYPVLPGVESVPDLVPRCGPLGGLYSVVKTLPDGPVWVVAVDMPLLDRQLLWRLRDAGDARCVHFRGQPLPMRLNIDRSCRTLLQSMVMDVNGPRSLYRLQRQLGSIELRLPDDGDARLLNCNTPIQWEALPHESADPVAVRTTAH
- a CDS encoding DUF7009 family protein, which gives rise to MKVQIQSQSVRLRIDENELAELLAGQWVTSRTDLGALGGFSCALQLHAGEQARLDGSVTALRFALPQEDVLALQQRLPCRDGLSYELPLQPQPLHLQFDVDVRDSVRQRGVQRRASDVSVAAD